The Streptomyces avermitilis MA-4680 = NBRC 14893 genome contains a region encoding:
- a CDS encoding ketosynthase chain-length factor: MKPQQKRRAAITGIGVVAPNGLSTETFWKSTEKGLCVLDRVTREGCDHLPLRIAGEVRGFDPVALIEERFLVQTDRFTHFAMAAADLALEDARLGRTYTGDEPFGIGVVTAAGSGGGEFGQRELQRLWGQGPRFVGPYQSIAWFYAASTGQISIRGGFKGPCGVVASDEAGGLDALAHAARAVRRGTDVVVAGAAEAPLAPYSMVCQLGYEDLSTSDDPACAYRPFTGAACGFVPAEGGAMLVVEEETVARGREAAIRAFVAGHGATFTGASCWAQSREGLAHAIRDALNEARCAPEEIDVVFADAFGVPEADRAEALAIADVLGAQGRRVPVTAPKTGIGRAYCGAPVLDVAAAVLAMEHGLVPPTPNVFDPCYDLDLVTGSARPAELRTALVLSRGLMGSNAALVLRHGAHALS; encoded by the coding sequence ATGAAGCCGCAGCAAAAACGGCGTGCCGCCATCACCGGCATAGGCGTCGTCGCCCCCAACGGACTGAGCACCGAGACCTTCTGGAAGTCCACCGAGAAGGGCCTCTGTGTACTGGACCGGGTGACCCGCGAGGGGTGCGACCATCTGCCCCTGCGGATCGCCGGCGAGGTCCGCGGATTCGACCCGGTGGCGCTGATCGAGGAGCGGTTCCTCGTCCAGACCGACCGGTTCACCCACTTCGCGATGGCCGCCGCCGACCTCGCCCTGGAGGACGCCCGGCTCGGCCGCACCTACACCGGCGACGAGCCGTTCGGGATCGGCGTGGTCACCGCCGCGGGGTCCGGCGGCGGCGAGTTCGGGCAGCGCGAACTGCAGCGGCTGTGGGGACAGGGGCCCAGATTCGTGGGCCCGTACCAGTCCATCGCCTGGTTCTACGCGGCCAGCACCGGCCAGATCTCCATCAGGGGCGGCTTCAAGGGACCGTGCGGCGTCGTGGCCAGCGACGAGGCCGGCGGTCTGGACGCCCTGGCGCACGCCGCCCGAGCCGTCCGGCGCGGCACCGACGTGGTCGTGGCCGGTGCCGCCGAGGCTCCGCTGGCTCCGTATTCGATGGTCTGCCAGCTCGGCTACGAGGACCTCAGCACCAGCGACGACCCGGCCTGCGCCTACCGGCCCTTCACCGGCGCTGCCTGCGGATTCGTGCCCGCCGAGGGGGGCGCCATGCTCGTCGTCGAGGAGGAGACGGTCGCACGGGGCCGGGAGGCCGCGATCCGGGCCTTCGTCGCCGGGCACGGTGCGACGTTCACCGGCGCGTCCTGCTGGGCGCAGTCCCGGGAGGGTCTGGCGCACGCGATACGCGACGCGCTGAACGAGGCCCGGTGCGCGCCCGAGGAGATCGACGTCGTGTTCGCGGACGCGTTCGGCGTACCGGAGGCCGACCGTGCCGAGGCGCTGGCGATCGCCGACGTCCTGGGCGCACAGGGCCGGCGCGTGCCGGTGACGGCACCCAAGACCGGCATCGGCCGGGCGTACTGCGGAGCGCCGGTGCTGGACGTGGCGGCGGCGGTGCTCGCCATGGAACACGGTCTCGTACCGCCCACCCCGAACGTCTTCGACCCCTGCTACGACCTCGACCTGGTGACCGGGAGCGCTCGCCCCGCCGAGCTGCGCACGGCGCTGGTCCTCAGCCGGGGACTCATGGGCTCGAACGCAGCGCTGGTGCTGCGGCACGGCGCTCATGCCCTCTCATGA
- a CDS encoding acyl carrier protein, protein MDNQLTVQELAALMKKAAGVTVDVKELEDRLDSGFAEFGLDSLGLLGIVGELENGHGAVLPPDAERCRNPREFLDLVNNNIVAGA, encoded by the coding sequence ATGGACAACCAACTGACCGTCCAGGAGCTGGCCGCTCTGATGAAGAAGGCGGCCGGCGTCACGGTGGACGTGAAGGAGCTGGAGGACCGGCTCGACTCCGGCTTCGCCGAGTTCGGGCTCGACTCGCTCGGCCTGCTGGGCATCGTCGGGGAGCTGGAGAACGGCCACGGCGCGGTGCTTCCCCCCGACGCGGAGCGCTGCCGGAACCCGCGCGAGTTCCTCGACCTCGTCAACAACAACATCGTCGCTGGAGCCTGA
- a CDS encoding SRPBCC family protein gives MSGHTENDIIIAAPLDLVWDMTNDIESWPQLFSEYASVDVLSRENGTTTFRLTMHPDENGKVWSWVSERTPDREKLTVTARRVETGPFEYMNIRWVYSQTPDGTRMHWTQDFAMKPEAPVDDAWMTDNINRNSVVQMELIRDKVEQHARERRTASVTTD, from the coding sequence GTGTCTGGACACACCGAGAACGACATCATCATCGCCGCCCCCCTGGACCTCGTCTGGGACATGACCAACGACATCGAGAGCTGGCCGCAGCTGTTCAGCGAGTACGCGTCCGTCGATGTCCTGAGCCGGGAGAACGGCACGACCACCTTCCGCCTCACCATGCACCCGGACGAGAACGGCAAGGTCTGGAGCTGGGTCTCGGAACGGACGCCCGACCGGGAGAAGCTGACGGTCACGGCCCGCCGCGTCGAGACCGGCCCCTTCGAGTACATGAACATCAGGTGGGTGTACTCGCAGACCCCCGACGGCACCAGGATGCACTGGACGCAGGACTTCGCGATGAAGCCCGAAGCTCCCGTCGACGACGCCTGGATGACCGACAACATCAACCGCAACTCGGTCGTCCAGATGGAACTCATCCGGGACAAGGTCGAACAGCACGCCCGCGAGCGCAGGACCGCTTCCGTCACCACCGACTGA
- a CDS encoding TcmI family type II polyketide cyclase, which yields MHQALIVARMAPGSAPDIAKVFAESDSGELPHLVGVTRRTLFQFNDVYMHLVEADRPPGPAIAEVAGHPAFRDISDRLSTYVSAYDPTTWRSPKDAMAQEFYRWERES from the coding sequence ATGCACCAAGCCCTGATCGTGGCCCGGATGGCGCCGGGTTCGGCCCCGGACATCGCGAAGGTGTTCGCGGAGTCCGACAGCGGCGAACTGCCGCACCTCGTGGGCGTCACCCGCCGCACCCTGTTCCAGTTCAACGACGTGTACATGCACCTGGTGGAGGCGGACCGGCCGCCCGGCCCCGCGATCGCCGAGGTGGCCGGCCACCCGGCCTTCCGGGACATCAGCGACAGGCTCTCCACCTACGTGAGCGCGTACGACCCGACGACGTGGCGCAGCCCGAAGGACGCGATGGCCCAGGAGTTCTACCGCTGGGAACGCGAGAGCTGA
- a CDS encoding methyltransferase, producing MTTVSPAPQPAPAMQLRELVFGAACAAAVRAAAKLGVADALGEKPATAEELAAVLGTEPRPLLRLLRALSCYGIFAQNDDGRFVHTSMSRLLREDDPHSLRYISLWCTEPWTWDAWPRLDEAVRSGGSVFHELYGKGFFDYLHEDAHDSAQVFNQAMTTSSEQSARDVAELLDLTGVSTVADIGGGQGHVLASLLEKHPDIRGTLLDLPRVVEKADPRLRDGGPLAARARIVGADCREEIPVEADLYIIKNILEWDDDSTRRTLRNVMTKARPGARVVIIENLVDDTPSMKFTTSMDLMLLLNVGGAKHTKESLVTRMTEAGLTVGEIRPVNAYLHAFECTVPA from the coding sequence ATGACCACAGTGAGTCCCGCCCCCCAGCCGGCCCCGGCCATGCAGCTGAGGGAGCTCGTCTTCGGGGCGGCGTGCGCCGCGGCCGTCCGGGCGGCGGCCAAGCTCGGCGTCGCCGACGCGCTCGGCGAGAAGCCCGCCACCGCGGAAGAACTCGCGGCCGTGCTGGGCACCGAGCCGCGGCCCCTGCTGAGGCTGCTCCGGGCCCTGTCCTGCTACGGCATCTTCGCGCAGAACGACGACGGACGGTTCGTCCACACCAGCATGTCCCGGCTGCTGCGCGAAGACGATCCGCACAGCCTTCGGTACATCTCCCTCTGGTGCACCGAACCCTGGACCTGGGACGCCTGGCCGCGGCTCGACGAGGCGGTGCGGTCGGGCGGCAGCGTCTTCCACGAGCTGTACGGCAAGGGGTTCTTCGACTACCTGCACGAGGACGCGCACGACTCCGCCCAGGTCTTCAACCAGGCCATGACCACGTCCAGCGAGCAGTCGGCGCGGGACGTCGCGGAGCTCCTCGACCTGACCGGCGTGTCGACGGTCGCCGACATCGGCGGCGGCCAGGGACATGTGCTCGCCAGCCTGCTGGAGAAGCACCCGGACATCCGGGGAACCCTGCTCGACCTGCCCCGCGTGGTGGAGAAGGCGGACCCCCGGCTGCGTGACGGCGGCCCGCTCGCCGCGCGGGCCCGGATCGTCGGCGCGGACTGCCGCGAGGAGATCCCGGTCGAGGCCGACCTGTACATCATCAAGAACATCCTGGAATGGGACGACGACAGCACCCGCAGAACCCTGCGGAACGTGATGACGAAGGCCCGCCCCGGAGCCAGGGTCGTCATCATCGAGAACCTCGTCGACGACACCCCGTCGATGAAGTTCACCACGTCCATGGACCTGATGCTGCTCCTCAACGTCGGAGGAGCCAAGCACACCAAGGAAAGCCTGGTCACCCGCATGACGGAGGCCGGTCTGACCGTCGGTGAGATCCGGCCGGTCAACGCGTACCTGCACGCGTTCGAATGCACCGTACCTGCCTGA
- a CDS encoding right-handed parallel beta-helix repeat-containing protein, giving the protein MNKKDFAYLGCAAIVVASGLSCIPAANAATAHVVHPGESIQKAVDAAQSGDTIVISPGTYHQSVLVTKSGLTIRGAGERTVLMPAATRAADKCAAAGNGICVEGTSAHPVTRTSVRSLTLTGYKKNGLWASNTDKLTVRDVAADKNKNWGIAIERSVRSVLEENVARGNAESGVFLSNTVDTEAGATDTRGTVVRHNRLEGNRIGLTVRRLRNVTVEENELSANCSGLFAVGDEGKPHAGALAIRGNGVHENNKYCAKTARLPYIQGSGIVLTGTEDTVVEYNDIRDNVGKSVFSGGVVLYKSFVGTPNKRNVIRDNVLSGNSTADLANRDTGTGNKFEHNSCQRSEPAGMC; this is encoded by the coding sequence ATGAACAAAAAAGATTTCGCATACCTCGGTTGCGCCGCAATCGTGGTGGCGTCGGGACTGAGCTGTATCCCGGCGGCCAATGCCGCGACTGCTCATGTCGTGCATCCGGGGGAATCGATCCAGAAAGCGGTCGATGCCGCGCAGTCGGGCGACACCATTGTCATCTCGCCCGGCACCTACCATCAGAGCGTCCTCGTCACGAAGTCCGGTCTGACCATCCGCGGGGCGGGGGAGCGGACCGTGCTGATGCCGGCGGCGACCAGGGCCGCCGACAAGTGCGCGGCCGCCGGCAACGGGATCTGCGTCGAGGGCACGTCCGCCCACCCCGTCACGCGTACCAGCGTCCGCTCGCTCACGCTGACCGGCTACAAGAAGAACGGCCTGTGGGCGTCCAACACCGACAAGCTGACCGTGCGGGACGTGGCCGCAGACAAGAACAAGAACTGGGGCATCGCCATCGAGCGGTCCGTCCGGAGCGTGCTCGAGGAAAACGTCGCCCGGGGAAACGCCGAGTCGGGCGTGTTCCTCTCCAACACGGTGGACACCGAGGCCGGCGCCACGGACACGCGGGGCACCGTCGTCCGCCACAACAGGCTGGAGGGCAACCGGATCGGACTCACCGTCAGGCGTCTGCGGAATGTCACCGTCGAGGAGAACGAACTCAGCGCGAACTGCAGCGGGCTGTTCGCCGTAGGCGACGAGGGCAAGCCGCACGCCGGAGCCCTGGCCATTCGGGGCAATGGCGTCCACGAGAACAACAAATACTGCGCGAAGACGGCTCGGCTGCCCTACATCCAGGGGTCCGGAATTGTTCTCACCGGTACCGAGGACACGGTCGTGGAGTACAACGACATCCGAGACAACGTGGGCAAGTCCGTGTTCTCCGGCGGAGTGGTGCTGTACAAGAGCTTCGTCGGCACGCCGAACAAGCGCAATGTCATCCGGGACAACGTGCTGTCGGGTAATTCGACGGCCGACCTGGCCAACCGGGACACCGGCACCGGCAACAAGTTCGAGCACAACTCGTGTCAGCGCTCCGAACCCGCGGGCATGTGCTGA
- a CDS encoding TetR/AcrR family transcriptional regulator yields MSETTKTKLLEGALRALSEQGIAKTSARAIAAAAGVNQALVFYHFGSVDELLAAACRHGAEQVVARYRARLDEVATLAELLALGRELHEQEKAEGHVAMLGQLLAGAQTQPRLAPATAAGLDLWIAEIEKVLTRVLTPTPLGEFADPAGLARAVAASFVGIELYEGVDAEGAGAALAALDQLALLLTALEDLGPVAQRAVRHTLRRATRG; encoded by the coding sequence GTGAGCGAGACGACGAAGACGAAGCTCCTCGAAGGAGCGCTGCGGGCGCTCTCCGAGCAGGGGATCGCCAAGACGTCCGCCCGTGCGATCGCCGCGGCCGCCGGAGTCAACCAGGCGCTCGTCTTCTACCACTTCGGATCGGTGGACGAACTGCTGGCCGCGGCCTGCCGGCACGGCGCAGAGCAGGTGGTGGCGCGCTACCGGGCACGGCTGGACGAGGTCGCCACCCTGGCCGAGCTCCTCGCGCTGGGCCGCGAGCTGCACGAGCAGGAGAAGGCCGAGGGCCATGTGGCGATGCTCGGCCAGCTGCTCGCCGGCGCCCAGACGCAGCCACGCCTCGCACCCGCGACGGCGGCCGGCCTCGACCTCTGGATCGCGGAGATCGAGAAGGTGCTGACCCGCGTCCTGACCCCGACCCCGCTGGGCGAGTTCGCCGACCCGGCGGGGCTGGCGCGGGCGGTGGCGGCGTCGTTCGTGGGGATCGAGCTGTACGAGGGGGTGGACGCGGAAGGGGCCGGGGCCGCCCTCGCGGCACTGGACCAATTGGCACTCCTGCTGACGGCGTTGGAGGACCTGGGCCCGGTCGCCCAGCGCGCGGTCCGCCACACCCTGCGCCGGGCCACCCGCGGCTGA
- a CDS encoding DUF4166 domain-containing protein gives MTSIFRTVMGADFDRLHPELRRRFSVGLTSGEACTGRGVMERIWHGGRFVKPFLALGGTRNILVPRAGRRIPFTIENVPYKDTFGRETVTFVRTFDLPGGPRRFDAQMVLSPKGDRVLDYLGTHQHLASDLHFRAEPDGSLLIRSGEHRFREGPVDVRVPELIGGEAQVRESFDDRTGRFRIQVRVVNRYVGPLFGYEGSFEADYTDIRTCGVRPGLRPVREERRA, from the coding sequence ATGACGTCGATCTTCCGTACGGTGATGGGCGCGGACTTCGACCGCCTCCACCCCGAACTGCGGCGCCGCTTCTCGGTGGGCCTCACGAGCGGCGAGGCCTGCACCGGGCGGGGCGTCATGGAGCGCATCTGGCACGGCGGGCGCTTCGTGAAGCCGTTCCTGGCCCTCGGCGGCACTCGCAACATCCTGGTCCCGCGCGCGGGCCGGCGGATCCCGTTCACCATCGAGAACGTGCCGTACAAGGACACCTTCGGCCGTGAGACGGTGACGTTCGTGCGCACCTTCGACCTCCCCGGCGGCCCCCGCCGCTTCGACGCCCAGATGGTGCTGAGCCCCAAGGGCGACCGCGTCCTCGACTACCTCGGCACGCACCAGCACCTCGCCAGCGACCTGCACTTCCGCGCCGAGCCCGACGGTTCGCTGCTGATCCGCTCGGGCGAACACCGCTTCCGCGAGGGGCCGGTCGACGTCCGGGTCCCCGAACTCATCGGCGGCGAGGCTCAGGTACGCGAGTCCTTCGACGACCGGACGGGCCGCTTCCGTATCCAGGTCCGGGTCGTGAACCGGTACGTCGGCCCGCTCTTCGGCTACGAGGGGTCGTTCGAGGCCGACTACACGGACATCCGCACCTGTGGCGTGCGCCCCGGCCTGCGTCCCGTCCGCGAGGAGCGGCGGGCGTGA